DNA sequence from the Paenibacillus azoreducens genome:
TCATGTCATCGCCATCAACCAGCACGGTATAAAAGGCCGTGATTGAGCCGCTTGGTCCGGTTCCCGCACGCTCCAGCAGCTTCGGCAAACTGGCGAAAACGGAAGGGGTGTACCCTCTCATCGCGGGAGGTTCGCCGATCGCGAGGCCGACTTCGCGCTGCGCCATGGCGTAGCGTGTGACGGAATCCATCATCAGCATGACGTTCATTCCCCTGTCGCGGAAGTATTCCGCGATGGTCGTGGCAATGAGCGCCCCTTTGATTCTCACCAGTGCCGGCTGATCCGAGGTTGCGACGACAACCACCGATCGCTGCAGTCCTTCCGGACCAAGATCCCTTTCAATAAAATCGAGTACTTCACGGCCCCGTTCTCCGATCAGGGCAATGACATTGACATCGGCAGACGTATTCCGGGCAATCATGCCCATCAGCGTACTTTTGCCGACGCCCGAACCTGCGAATATACCAACCCGCTGCCCCTTGCCGATGGTGAGCAGACCGTCAATGGCCCTCACGCCGATGCTGATCGGCTCTATTACTCGCGGCCGATTCAGCGGGTTAGCCGGCTCATTGTAAGTAGAACTGTAAGGCATCCGCGTAGGAATCAGCGAGCCGTCCAGCGGTTGTCCAAGGCCGTCCAGCACTTTGCCCAGCAGCTCGGAACCGACCTGAACGCTAAGCGGCTTGCCGGTTCCCACGACGTCGCAACCCGGGCCGATCGAATGCAGCTCGCCAAGCGGCATCAGCAGCACCTTGTTGTCCCGGAAGCCGACGACCTCCGCCTGCAAAGGTTTTGCGCTTTTCGTCGGATAAATGTAGCAGACATCGCCTACGCTTGCGTCCGGTCCTTCGGATTCCACCATCAGCCCGATGACCTGGGTTACTTTCCCGTTGACTCGCACCGGGTCTAAATTCCGCAGATGCTCCATGTATCGGTGACTGCTAAGCATCTTCATCCTGGTTTTTCCGCTCCTCATCATCCAATGCGATCCGGATAAGCTCTTTTTTGATTTCGGTCAGCTGCGTATCGATTCTCGCATCCACGCTGCCAAACGACGAGCGTATGACGCAGCCTCGGTCAAGAACCGTCGAATCAGGCAAAATTTGCAGCTCGGCTTGGGAATCGATCGAAGCTGCAAGCTCCTCCCTTGCCGCTTGCACAAAAGCAAAATGTCTCGGCGCGACGCATAACGTAATGACTCCCTGTTCCCGTTTGCGCGACAGGTTGTTTTTGATCAAATCGATGACGTAACCTTCTTCCATCGTCAGCTGTTTATCGATGACTTTCTCGGCAATCGCGCAGCTGAGATCAACCAAAAACGGTTCGGCCTCCTGAATGATCTGATCCTTCATTAAATAAGCCTGTTTCAAAACGGTTTGGGCCTCGTCCATCATCCTGGCGATGTGCTCCTGCAAATCCGCAAGCGCCTTCTCTGTCCCTTCACGGTATCCCGAATCATACCCTTCGGCCTTGATCGCTTCGATCAGATGTTCGTCCTGCTGCCTGCGCTCCTGCCACCAGCCGTCGATTTGCTCACTTGCCTCCGCCAGCATCCGTTCCGCCTCTTCCGAAGCTTCGCGCAGCTGGCGTTCCGCGAATTCACGCGCATCATCGAGCATTTCTTTGCTTAACCGTTTGGATTCTTCATCCGCCTGGATTTCTTTTATTTCTTCCGTTACTTGCCCCTCCGGATCTGCCGTTTCCTCCGGCGAAACATAGCGCTGTCCCAAGTCCAGCTTTCTCAACACTTCGACAGGAACATATTGAGTGGATTTAATCAAATTAGACAATGATGTCATCCCCTCCACCGCGAGCTATGATAATCTCACCGGCCTCTTCCAATCTCCGGATTGTGCCTACGATGCGGGTCTGCGCCTCTTCTACATCACGCAGCCGCACCGGGCCCATGTACTCCATTTCTTCCTTGAAGGTTTCGGACATGCGTTTGGACATGTTGCGGAAAATAACGTCTCGAACCTCCTCGCTTGCCACTTTGAGGGCCAATTGAAGATCGGCATTTTCCACGTCCCGGATAATCCGCTGAATCGAACGGTTGTCCACATTGACGATATCTTCGAATACAAACATCCGTTTTTTGATTTCTTCAGCCAGCTCCGGATCCTGAATCTCCAGCGAATCGAGAATCGTACGTTCCGTACCGCGGTCGACCCCGTTCAGAATTTGAACGATGGATTCGATGCCGCCCGCATTCGTATAGTCCTGCGTTACCGTCGCAGACAGCTTCTGCTCCAATACCTTTTCGACTTGCGAAATGACTTCAGGCGACGTGCTGTCCATGACGGCGATTCTCCTTGCCACATCCGCCTGCTTCTCTTGAGGCAGGGATGACAGAATGGCGGCCGCCTGTTCAAATTGCAGATAAGAAAGCACCAGAGCAATCGTTTGGGCATTTTCGTTTTGGATAAAGTTCAAAATCTGGTTCGGGTCCGCTTTGCGCGCAAAGTCGAACGGTCTTACCTGCAGCGTTGCGGTTAGGCGATTGATGACCTCGATCGCTTTTTGCGAACCAAGCGCTTTCTCCAATATTTCCTTGGCATAATTGATACCGCCTTGCGATATATATTCCTGCGCCAAGCAAATCTGATGAAACTCGGAGAGGATCTGGTCCTTTTCCTCGCTGTCCACTTTGCGGACATTAGCTATTTCAAGAGTCAACTGCTCTATTTCTTCATCTCTCAAATGTTTGAATATTTGAGCCGAAACTTCCGGCCCCAGGGTGATGAGCAGGATCGCCGCTTTTTGCCGCCCGCTCAACCCCTGGCTGTTTGGTTTAGCCAATGAATTCACCTCTATTCGTCAGCGAGCCATGTACGCAGCAGATTGACAAATTCCTCCGGCTTCTTCTTCGCCAGAGTTTCGAGCTGTTTACGTACCTGACTTTCGTTTGTCACGCTTTCCAAATTAATGGATGGAAACTCTGTAGGAGCCGGCAGCGGAAGATCGTCTTCTTCCATTTCTTCGTTTTGTTTGCGACGGCGGAAGATCAGGAAAGCTCCTCCGGCAAGCAAAGCAAGCGCGGCGAGACCGATGCCCCACAGAACACCTTTGGAAAGATTCAAACCATTTGATTTGGTATCTTCTTGACCAAACGGTTGAGAATATACCGAAACTTTTTTAGCCAGATCTGCGTCTGTATATGTAGAACCGGAATCCGCAAGCGATGCCCTCACAATATTCACCAAAATATTATGAATGGCGTCCTGGGTCTGTTGGTCTACCGTTTTTTGACCCGCCGGCGGTTCAACAGCCACGTTTATGGTTAAATCTTTAACAGTGTAAGGGCTGGATACGATATCTTTCGTAATCCGGTTTACTTCATAATTGATCGTTTTGGACAAGTCTTCGGAGGTCACATCTCCAGAAGACGATGCTCCCGGGTAGCCAGGCACCTGAGTTTGTCCGGTTCCTGCCACACCGCTGTCGGGACTGCTTTTGCCCGAATAGTTTTTCGAAATTTCCTGCACGCTGATTTCAATGCCTTTCATATTTTCGGCATCTACCGGCGTCACGAGATTTTCTTTGCTCTGAACTTTGTCGAAATTCAGTTTGGAAACGACAAGCACATCCACTTTATTAGGTCCCATGAACTGGCTCAAAAACTGCTTGACGTTTTGCCGTACTTCATTTTCGAATTTCTTTTGCAGCGCAAAGTTCTCTTCCACGGAACTTCTTAATGTTCCCTGGCCGCCACGCGAGGATGGCAAGAGTTCCGTGTCGCCTTCCATCATCGTGATGTTTTCAATCGGCAGGTTTGGCACTGCGGTTTTGACGAGATTGAAATACCCATCGACTGTCGCCTGGTTTGGATGATATCCGGGTTTAAAGGTTAGTACCACGGAAGCATTACCTTTTTCCTGGTCATCCGCTCCGGCAAATACGCTTTCTTTCGGAAGCGTCACAAGCACTTTCGCATTCGAAATACCGTTCATTTGCTGGAGAAGTTGTTCAACCTCGCCATTCAACGCGTTGTTGTATTTCACGTTGAATTCGCTGTCGGTCGTTCCGATGGACGAAGAATTGTCGAATGCGCGAAACCCGATCGAGCCGTTCTGGATAATCCCCTGGGAACCAACGTCCACTTTAACGCGCGACGCCCGGGTACTTGGTACAGAGATCGTTTTTCCATCAGAACCCAGCTTGTACGGAATGTTGTTCGTATCCAGATAATTCATGATGCCTGCAGAGTCGCTTGCATTCAAATCCTTGAACGCGACCTCGTATTCCGTTTTGGAAAGCTGCATGGTCAGCACCACAATAGCGATAATGATTAAAACCAGAGTTGAGATAAATATTGTTTTTTGTTTTTTGCTGAACTGATTCCAATATTGGACGATCTTGTCCTTATATTGGGCGATTCTTTCATTCACAACGTCACCCACCCTACCCGAATCTTAGCAATTTACGGTTATATTTGCGTACGCATGATTTCCTGATAGGCCTCGATGACCTTATTGCGGACCTGAGCCGTAAGTTGCAAGCTCAGCAGTGCCTTTTGCGTGGAAATCATAACTTGGTCAACATCCACTTGTCCGAGCATGAATTTATTGCTCATCTCTTTGGACGCCTGTTCCTGAGCGGCAACCTGGTTGATCGCATCCGCCAGATACGAACCAAACTTGCTAAATGATTCGGCCGGTGTCGCCGTGGTGTTTTGGCTGCTCTCTTGCAGCTTCAACGGTTGTACGTTTTGAGTGGAAAACATGGTGTTTTGAATCATCAATGTCCCTCCCTATTTTGTCGTCTGCCAAAAACGCTATCGGCCGATTTCCAGCGCCTTCATAACCATTGCTTTCGAAGCATTTAACGCGGTCACGTTAGCGTTGTACGAATGTGAAGCCGAAATGAGATCAACCATTTCCTTGGTCATGTCGACATTTGGCATATATACATACCCTTCAGCATCCGCATCAGGATGACTCGGATTGTACACCGGTTTAAAAGGTGCCGAATCCTCCTGAATTGCCGTTACTTTTACCCCTCGTGCCGAACTATTCCCCTTATCCATCTGTGCTTGGAGCATATTCGCAAAATTCGACTCATTCGGCGAAAAAACGACCATCTTCCGGCGGTAAGGGACTGCCTGTCCATTTACCACGGATGCTCTCGTCGTTTCGGCATTGGCTATATTAGAAGAAATTACGTCCATCCGGAGGCGCTGCGCCGTCAGTCCGGAGGCGCTGATGCCAAAGCTGCTGTTCAAATTCACTTATTCCTATCTCCCTTCTACCGCTACGCGCATCATTTTGATTTGTTCGTTGATTTGCTGGATGTAAGAATTGTATTGAATTTGGTTCGCTGCCAGATTGGCCATTTCTCTGTCGACATCGACATTGTTAAGGTTGTTGTTCATCACCGTCGATTGATCCACAGTGACTACAGGCTCAGGAACCGAGCTGGTAGGACCTATGACAAAATGCCGGGGATCGGTTACTTTCCCCCGCAACCGGGGCATGGTTCCATTTAATTCCTGCTGCAGCAGGCTTTCAAACGACACGTCAGATCGTTTAAAGTAAGGAGTGTCTTCATTTGCAATGTTGTTGGAAATGACGTTCTGTCTGATGTTTGCCGCTTGCAGGCCAGCCTCCATAAGTCGAAAGCTTGGGCTGTTCAACAAATCCACTTTGCTCCCCCTCCTCCATATTTTGTATCATATTTTTTCCAACCTTTTCCTTTAAAATCTTGATTTTCGACAAAAGCATACAGAAATAATTAAGATTTTTAGGACTTAAGTAGAAAAATTTACTAACTTGTCGTATATCCTAAGTTTCTTAGAGATTGGGATATATTACAATAAGAAAAAAGCCCTATCTTTTGTTCAAAAGGAGGGCTTTTTTCTTAATTTGTATTAAGATATTTCTAATTCTGCTCCTGATAAGGGATTAGAGGTTCATATGAACCTCCCGCATCGGCACTTTTCGTCAAAACCGAACCGAAAAAGTCCCGGTTTTTCAGATTTGCGAAAGGAAATTTGACGAAAAATACAAGTAAAATGTCAAAAATAATACGAATTTACCGGATTTAAATTAAAAAAAACCGATCGGAGTCAGCCTTACGGGCTGCCCGACCGGGTCAGGTATAATTTATCGGTATTTATAAAATATATTGGCTCAAATCGCGATCCTGGGCGATTCCGGCCAGCTTCTCGCGCACATATTCCGGGGTGATCGTCATCTGCTCCAAAGTCAGCTCAGGAGCCTCGAAAGACAGGTCTTCCAGCAGCTTTTCCAAGATGGTGTGCAGTCTGCGCGCTCCGATGTTTTCCATGTTTTCATTTACTGTAGCGGCAATTTTCGCGATTTCGCGGATGGCATCAGGCGCAAAGTTAATCTCTATGTTTTCGGTTTTCAACAGGTCTTTATATTGCTTGGTAATCGCATTTTTCGGTTCTGTCAGGATCGAAACGAAATCATCGAGCGAAAGACTGTTCAATTCGACACGAATCGGGAAACGACCCTGCAGCTCCGGAATCAAATCCGAAGGTTTGGCAATATGAAACGCCCCGGCTGCAATAAACAGGATGAAATCGGTCTTCACAGGCCCGTATTTGGTCATGACGGTCGACCCTTCGACAATCGGCAGGATATCCCTTTGCACCCCTTCTCTGGATACATCGGGGCCCGTTCCTTTGCCCTGGCTGGCGACTTTGTCGATCTCATCGATAAAAATAATGCCGGATTGCTCAGCGCGGTAGACCGATTCAGCGATCACATCATCCATGTCGATCAATTTATTAGCTTCCTCTTGCGTCAGCACTTTGCGGGCTTCCTTGATCGAAAGCTTGCGTTTCTTGGTCCGTTTCGGCAGCAGGCTGCCGAACATTTCCTGCATGTTCATGCCCATCTGGTCATTGCCTTGGCCAGCGAGCATATCCATCATGGTTGGCGACGTATCTTCCACATCGATTTCGATCAGATCATCCTCCATGCTGCCGGAAAGAAGCTTGAATTTTACTTGGCGGCGGCGTTCCGCAACCGTTCCATCCAGCTCCTTATCATCCTCTTGCTCCTGAGCGTCGCCGTTGGCGCCGCCGAATATCATCTCAAACGGATTGCGTTGATTTTTATTTTTCCCGCCGCGCGGCACGAGAATTTTCACGATGCGTTCATTGGCAAGCTCTTCCGCACGGTCCTTTACCTTCTCCGTACGTTCGGCTTTGACCATGCGGATGGAAGTCTCAATCAGATCGCGCACCATAGATTCCACATCGCGGCCGACGTAGCCGACTTCCGTGAATTTTGTCGCCTCGATTTTGACGAACGGCGCATTTACCAGCTTAGCCAAACGTCTGGCGATCTCCGTTTTACCTACGCCGGTAGGACCGATCATCAGAATATTTTTGGGAACGATTTCGTCACGGTCTTCGTCAGGAAGAAGGTTTCGGCGGTAGCGGTTGCGAAGGGCTACAGCTACCGATTTTTTGGCTTGTTTCTGCCCGACGATATATTTATCCAATTCGGCAACAATCTGTCTTGGTGTCATGTTCTGATTTACCATATTCATCCCCCTATCCTCTACAACTCTTCCACGACGATATTTCCATTGGTGTACACGCAAATTTCGGAAGCGATTTTCAGGGCTTCGCGCGCAATATCCTTCGCTTCAAGCTCTTGCGCATGACGTTTGAGCGCCCGGGCGGCAGATAAAGCAAAGCTGCCTCCGGATCCGATGGCAATCACATCATCGTCAGGTTCGATAATCTCCCCGCCGCCGGAGATCAGAAGCATACTGCTTTTGTCCATAACGATCATCAGCGCCTCCAGCTTGCGAAGTACGCGGTCGGATCTCCAGTCCTTGGCCAACTCCACCGCGGCACGCTGCAGATTGCCGTGATGTTCCTCAAGTTTGCCCTCGAATTTCTCGAACAGCGTAATCGCATCGGCCACCGAACCGGCAAAACCGGCGACTACCTGGCCTCTGTAAAGGCGGCGCACTTTTTTGGCCGTCTGCTTCATAATCATATTTTCGCCAAACGTCACCTGGCCGTCGCCAGCAATGGCCGCATTTCCGTTGTGGCGTACGGCGCAAATCGTCGTTGCGTGAAATGACATCTCCATACCGTCAAGCCTCCTCGTTTAAACTTCCGTCTTTACCTCAGAAATGCCATATGCTTCAATAAATTCGGCAATACTCGCCAAAGAGCGGTTTGCAAGCGCCTCGTTTTTTTCTTTTTTGTTGCGAATTTTCTTTCCAAGCCCCGGCAGCAAACCGAAGTTCGCATTCATCGGCTGGAAATGCTCCGGATCCGCATGAGTGACATAATGTGCCATGCTTCCGATTGTACTCGTATCAGGCAGGATAACCAGTTCCTCTCCCTTGGCCTTTCTGGCGGCGTTGATGCCCGCTATAAGCCCGGAAGCGGCCGATTCAACATATCCTTCCACTCCTGTCATTTGACCGGCAAAAAACAGGTTTTCATTTGTTTTGAGCTGATAGGTAGGTTTGAGCAGGCGCGGCGAATTGATAAACGTATTGCGATGCATGACTCCGTAACGCACAAATTCCGCATTTTCAAGCCCAGGAATCATGGAAAATACCCGTTTCTGCTCGCCCCACTTCAAGTGGGTCTGGAAACCTACAAGATTGTACAGCGTACCGGCCGTGTTATCTTGACGGAGCTGTACTACCGCATAAGGAAGTGTCCCTGTATGGGGATTGACCAGCCCAACCGGTTTCATCGGGCCAAACAAGGCAGTCTGTTTGCCGCGTTTCATCATGACTTCGATCGGCATGCAGCCTTCAAAATAAATCTCTTTCTCGAATTCCTTGAGCTCCGCGACATCAGCCGTTACCAGCGCGTCATAAAACCTGTTGAACTCCTCTTCCGTCATCGGGCAATTGAGATAAGCGGCCTCGCCTTTATCATAACGGGAAGCCAAATATACCTTGCTCATGTCAATAGAGTCTTTTTCGACAATCGGAGCGGCAGCATCGTAAAAATAAAAATACTCTTCGCCCATCAGCTCTTTGATTTCTGCCGAAAGTGACGGCGAGGTCAAGGGACCTGTCGCGATAACGACGATCCCCTCTTCTGGTATATGCTGTATTTCCTCATTTACCACTTCAATCAGTGGATGATTATGCAAAATATCCGTAATATCGCCGGAAAAACCGTCCCGGTCCACGGCCAAAGCCCCTCCGGCCGGAACAGCGTTTTTATCCGCCGATCTCAAAATAATGGAATTCAGCATCCGCATCTCTTCTTTAAGCACGCCAACGGCGTTGGTTAAACCATTGGCTCTAAGCGAGTTGGTGCACACCAGCTCGGCAAACTTGTCCGTATGGTGGGCAGGGGTTTTTACCACGGGCCGCATTTCATATAGTTTCACCGGCACGCCGCGGCTTGCGATCTGCCAAGCAGCTTCGCTGCCTGCCAGACCTGCGCCGATGACGGTCACCTGTTTTGTTTCAGTCAACTTCATTACCTCCTATGCTGCAAACGGACATGCTGTTATATAATTTCATCATTCATCATTATCTTCATTCTCTTCGATTTCTTGGGTAAAGTCACAGGAAGTACATTGCAGCCTTGCCCCTTGTTTATTTCGCTTTTCAACCATCCATGAGCCGCATTTCGGACAAGGAACATCCGAAGGGCGGTCCCAGGATACGAAATCACATTCGGGATAGCGGTCGCATCCGTAAAAAATCCGCCCCTTCTTGCTCCGGCGTTCCACAACATGCCCTTCCTTACATTTGGGGCAGGTCACGCCGATATCCTTGACGATCGGCTTGGTATTCCGGCAATCCGGGAACCCGGAGCATGCCAGAAATTTGCCGAACCGTCCCAACTTGTAAACCATCGGTTTGCCGCATTTATCGCAAATCTCGTCGGAAACCTCGTCTTCGATCTCGATCTCTTTCATTTCCTCTTCAGCGACTTCCAAACGCTTTTCAAAGGATTGATAGAATTCTTTAAGAACCTTCACCCAATCTTCCGAACCCTCTTCCACATGGTCAAGGTCCTCTTCCATATGAGCGGTGAATTCGGCATCCAGAATCTCCGGGAAAAACTGCTCCATCTGTTCGATAACAAGTTCGCCCAGCTCAGTAGGTACGAATTTCTTGTCTTCGATCGCAACATAACCCCGTTTTTGGATCGTTTCCAGCGTCGGAGCATAGGTACTCGGGCGGCCGATGCCCAGTTCCTCCATCGTCCGCACCAGACGCGCTTCGGTATAGCGCGGAGGCGGCTGCGTAAAATGCTGCTTCGGATCGATTGCTTCCTTTTTCACTTTATCGCCCGGCGCAAGTTCTGGCAGAAACTTCTCTTCTTCCGTCGTGCCGTCGTCATTCCCTTCAACGTAAACTTTCATGAAGCCGGGAAAACGCACCTTGGAGCCCGAGGCGCGGAATACGGCGGTGCCGGCGGCAATATCAACCGACATCGTGTCGAGCAGCGCAGAAGCCATTTGGCTGGCTACAAAACGCTCCCAAATCAATTTATACAATCTGAACTGGTCGCGGCTCATAAACGATTTAACGGATTCCGGATCGCGAAGTGCCGACGTCGGCCGGATAGCTTCATGCGCATCCTGGGCATTAGCCGCTTTTTTCGAGTATTCACGTGGGGTTTCAGGTATAAAATCGCTGCCGTATTTGCCCTGGATATACTCTTTGGCTTCTTCCTGAGCGGAAGCGGCAATCCTGGTGGAGTCAGTACGCATGTAAGTGATCAGACCAACCGTACCTTCTTTACCCAGCTCAACGCCTTCATACAGCTGCTGGGCGACGGACATGGTTTTGGCTGCGCGGAAATTCAGCTTGCGGGCCGCTTCCTGCTGCAGGGAGCTCGTCGTAAACGGCGGCGACGGATGCCGCTGGCGTTCCTTCTCCTTGACCTCCGCCACCTTGAAGGTAGCTCCTTTAATCGCCTTCAGGACTTCGTTGACATCCTCTTCCTTCGAAAGCTCCTTCTTCTGCCCGTCAAGCTGATGGAACTTCGCTTCGAACACGGAGCTGCCCTTAACAAGCTTGGCAGTGATGGACCAGTATTCTTCAGGAACAAAAGCGTCAATTTCATTTTCGCGGTCAAGAATGATCTTGACGGCAACCGATTGAACGCGTCCGGCGGACAGACCTTTTTTTACTTTCTTCCATAATAATGGGCTGATCTTGTAGCCTACCAAACGGTCGAGGATCCGTCTCGCCTGTTGGGCGTTCACCAGATCCATGTTTATTTTTCGCGGTGTTTTGAACGCATCCTTCACGGCCTGTTTCGTTATTTCGTTGAATACGACCCTGCAGCTTTCCTTGCCGTCCAGTTCAAGCGCATGTGCCAAATGCCAGGCAATCGCCTCTCCTTCGCGATCGGGGTCGGCTGCGAGATAAACCTTTTTAACCTTTTTGCTCGCATCTTTCAATTCTTTTAAAACAGAACCTTTTCCGCGGATCGTAATGTATTTCGGATTGAACTCATTTTCTATTTCAACCCCGATTTGGCTTTTTGGCAAATCGCGAACATGGCCCATGGAAGCCTTTACGATAAATTTGCTGCCTAAATACTTGCCGATCGTTTTCGCCTTGGCGGGCGATTCCACGATCACCAGTGAATCAGCCATCGGTTCATCCTCCTCTCCATCAGTCACAAATCTTTCATTCATTAATCAATTTATATCCTATATATAGCACCAGGTAATTGGGTAATCTGCTTTTTTATGATTAAAGATATCAGAACTGAATGCAAATGTCCAAAGTCCCACTGGCTTCTCTCCAGCAGCTCGTCAAGCGTGAACGGTCCCTGCTCCAGTATATGGTATAGTCGCAGCTCATCTGTTGTCAAATGACCTTCTCCGCTCGTTGAGGTTTCTTTTACCTGACGTTCCCTATTGTATGTATTCTCAGCCCCGTTTGGCAACCATGAATCATATTCCTCCAAAATATCCGCGGCGCTGCACGCCATTTTCGCCCCCTGACGGATTAAATTAAGCGCCCCCCGGCTTTTGGGCGAAGTCACCGGACCCGGCACCGCAAATACATCCCTTCCCGCATCCAGCGCCGCATCGGCGGTAATCAGCGATCCGCTGCGTTCATCGGCTTCTACCACCACCGTTCCTAGAGTCAAACCCGCAATGATGCGGTTGCGCTGCGGAAACAAACCCGGATGCGGTTTCGTACCCGGAGGATACTCCGTAACAATCAAACCGTTTTCCGCCATTCTCGCAAACAAAGCCCTGTTCTCGGGAGGATATACGACATCCATGCCCGTAGCCATCACTGCAATCGTCCCACCTCCGCATAATAACGCAGCTTCGTGGCAAATGCTGTCGATTCCTCTGGCTAATCCGCTTACGACTATCATTCCCCCGGCACAAAGCCCTTGTGCCAGTTCTCCCCCCATCTTGCGCCCGTAGGAGGTTGGGACTCTGGTCCCGACCATGGCTACTGCAGGCTCATGAAGCAATTCTGTTCTCCCTCTTGTATACAAAACCGGGGGAGGGTCGGGGCTCTCTTTAAGCAGCACGGGATATCCGCTGTCCAATATCGTAATCATGCCAATTTGCGTATCCCGCTTCCTCTCTTCTTGTTTTTGCCGAATTTCAGGCTTGTTAATCTCTTTTGCCAGCCGTTCCGACAATTCGACAGAAAAACCTTTATTCTCCCAATCTTTGCGTTCGAACTCAAGAAGCTCCTCTGTCAGCAGCCCTTCTCTCATGAGGCGGGCGATATTTCTTCTGCCAATCCCCTTGACTTCATGCAAAGCGATAAGCAGCCACCGAATATCCATTAAACTCACTCCTTAAACCATTTTGAAAACACCAAAAAAAGCAACCTTTTATTCCCTCAAAGAGGAAATAAAAGGTTGCTTACCTTTGAAGCTATAATAACCCGAAACCGGATTAATGTGTCAAGCATTTATCCAGGATGCCGCGTTCTTCCAGAACGCTGACAAGCGTGGAGCCCATTTCGGAAGGCGTTGGAGCGACTTTGATGCCGCACTCTTCCATTTTGGAGATTTTCTCTTTGGCTGTACCTTTGCCGCCGGAAATAATGGCACCTGCGTGGCCCATACGTTTTCCCGGAGGAGCGGTTACGCCGCCGATAAAGCCCACAACCGGTTTGGTCATGTTGTCACGGATCCATTCAGCCGCTTCTTCTTCGGCCGTGCCGCCGATTTCGCCGATCATAATAACTGCATAAGTATTCGGATCTTCGTTAAAGCGTTTGAGTACATCGATAAATTCCGTGCCTTTTACAGGGTCGCCGCCGATGCCGACTGCCGTGGATTGACCGATGCCGCGTGTCGTCAGCTGATGAACGGCTTCATAAGTAAGCGTTCCGCTGCGCGATACGACGCCGACATGTCCCGGAGTATGAATATATCCAGGCATGATGCCGATTTTGCATTCGCCCGGCGTGATGACGCCCGGACAGTTTGGTCCGATCAATACGGTTTTTTTGCCTTCCATATAACGAGCAACTTTCACCATATCAAGCACAGGGATACCTTCGGTAATACAAATGACAAGCTCCATTTCGGCTTCCACAGCCTCCATGATCGAATCGGCCGCAAATGCAGGCGGTACGTAAATGACGCTTGCTGTAGCGCCAGTAGCTTTTTTCGCTTCAACCACCGTGTTGAACACGGGCAAACTTGCGGTGCTGCCGTTTTCAAGCTCGATATCGACGGTTGTGCCGCCTTTGCCTGGGGAAGTTCCCCCTACCATTTGGGTTCCGTAATCAAGTGCGCCTTTTGCATGGAAAAGGGCGGTTTTCCCGGTGATGCCCTGGGTAATCACTTTTGTATTTTTATCCACCAAAATACTCACGATTCATTCACATCCCCTGTTCTTTTTAAAGTGCATGTTCAAAAAGGTCGGTTTTCAGCACCGAGAAGATTGAAAGAAGATAGGGACTTCAGGAGCGGAGCGTACGTT
Encoded proteins:
- the trmFO gene encoding FADH(2)-oxidizing methylenetetrahydrofolate--tRNA-(uracil(54)-C(5))-methyltransferase TrmFO gives rise to the protein MTETKQVTVIGAGLAGSEAAWQIASRGVPVKLYEMRPVVKTPAHHTDKFAELVCTNSLRANGLTNAVGVLKEEMRMLNSIILRSADKNAVPAGGALAVDRDGFSGDITDILHNHPLIEVVNEEIQHIPEEGIVVIATGPLTSPSLSAEIKELMGEEYFYFYDAAAPIVEKDSIDMSKVYLASRYDKGEAAYLNCPMTEEEFNRFYDALVTADVAELKEFEKEIYFEGCMPIEVMMKRGKQTALFGPMKPVGLVNPHTGTLPYAVVQLRQDNTAGTLYNLVGFQTHLKWGEQKRVFSMIPGLENAEFVRYGVMHRNTFINSPRLLKPTYQLKTNENLFFAGQMTGVEGYVESAASGLIAGINAARKAKGEELVILPDTSTIGSMAHYVTHADPEHFQPMNANFGLLPGLGKKIRNKKEKNEALANRSLASIAEFIEAYGISEVKTEV
- the flgB gene encoding flagellar basal body rod protein FlgB; amino-acid sequence: MDLLNSPSFRLMEAGLQAANIRQNVISNNIANEDTPYFKRSDVSFESLLQQELNGTMPRLRGKVTDPRHFVIGPTSSVPEPVVTVDQSTVMNNNLNNVDVDREMANLAANQIQYNSYIQQINEQIKMMRVAVEGR
- the hslV gene encoding ATP-dependent protease subunit HslV — translated: MEMSFHATTICAVRHNGNAAIAGDGQVTFGENMIMKQTAKKVRRLYRGQVVAGFAGSVADAITLFEKFEGKLEEHHGNLQRAAVELAKDWRSDRVLRKLEALMIVMDKSSMLLISGGGEIIEPDDDVIAIGSGGSFALSAARALKRHAQELEAKDIAREALKIASEICVYTNGNIVVEEL
- the hslU gene encoding ATP-dependent protease ATPase subunit HslU: MVNQNMTPRQIVAELDKYIVGQKQAKKSVAVALRNRYRRNLLPDEDRDEIVPKNILMIGPTGVGKTEIARRLAKLVNAPFVKIEATKFTEVGYVGRDVESMVRDLIETSIRMVKAERTEKVKDRAEELANERIVKILVPRGGKNKNQRNPFEMIFGGANGDAQEQEDDKELDGTVAERRRQVKFKLLSGSMEDDLIEIDVEDTSPTMMDMLAGQGNDQMGMNMQEMFGSLLPKRTKKRKLSIKEARKVLTQEEANKLIDMDDVIAESVYRAEQSGIIFIDEIDKVASQGKGTGPDVSREGVQRDILPIVEGSTVMTKYGPVKTDFILFIAAGAFHIAKPSDLIPELQGRFPIRVELNSLSLDDFVSILTEPKNAITKQYKDLLKTENIEINFAPDAIREIAKIAATVNENMENIGARRLHTILEKLLEDLSFEAPELTLEQMTITPEYVREKLAGIAQDRDLSQYIL
- the topA gene encoding type I DNA topoisomerase; amino-acid sequence: MADSLVIVESPAKAKTIGKYLGSKFIVKASMGHVRDLPKSQIGVEIENEFNPKYITIRGKGSVLKELKDASKKVKKVYLAADPDREGEAIAWHLAHALELDGKESCRVVFNEITKQAVKDAFKTPRKINMDLVNAQQARRILDRLVGYKISPLLWKKVKKGLSAGRVQSVAVKIILDRENEIDAFVPEEYWSITAKLVKGSSVFEAKFHQLDGQKKELSKEEDVNEVLKAIKGATFKVAEVKEKERQRHPSPPFTTSSLQQEAARKLNFRAAKTMSVAQQLYEGVELGKEGTVGLITYMRTDSTRIAASAQEEAKEYIQGKYGSDFIPETPREYSKKAANAQDAHEAIRPTSALRDPESVKSFMSRDQFRLYKLIWERFVASQMASALLDTMSVDIAAGTAVFRASGSKVRFPGFMKVYVEGNDDGTTEEEKFLPELAPGDKVKKEAIDPKQHFTQPPPRYTEARLVRTMEELGIGRPSTYAPTLETIQKRGYVAIEDKKFVPTELGELVIEQMEQFFPEILDAEFTAHMEEDLDHVEEGSEDWVKVLKEFYQSFEKRLEVAEEEMKEIEIEDEVSDEICDKCGKPMVYKLGRFGKFLACSGFPDCRNTKPIVKDIGVTCPKCKEGHVVERRSKKGRIFYGCDRYPECDFVSWDRPSDVPCPKCGSWMVEKRNKQGARLQCTSCDFTQEIEENEDNDE